The genomic interval CAGAAGATTCATGGAAACAGATCCGAATTGGAAACATTAATTTCGAAGTTACCAAGCCATGCGAACGTTGTGTGCTTGTCACTATAGATCCTCAAACCGGATCAAAAGGCCGTGAACCCTTAAAAACACTGGCAGGTTATAGAAAACATAAAAACAAAATCCTTTTTGGGCAAAATCTGATTGCCATAAAACATGGGATAGTGCGGGAAGGCGACGAAATAACATTGTTGGAATAAATTGATTGGTACAGTTTTAGTGCTGATTTGAGCATAAGTTTAATTTCAATAGAATAATCACTACCATGTCGAAAGATAAAGAATATCAAAACTGGCTATCTCATGTAGAGCTGAGCAGCCACGAAAACATATATGATCTGTATAACTCTGTTAACAATTTTGAAGGTTCCGGCATATTTTATACTTCAAAAGAAGTAACAAATACGGGAAACCAATACCATGTTAAAGCTGACGGAAACGCAGAAACCCTATTGCTTGATTCGGATGAAGACAAGTTTGCTTTTCTGAATTATCTGGCCCAAAATTACACAGATGCCGAAAAAGGAGACATTGATACCTGGTACAAACTCAAAACTGAACTGGGAAGAATTGATTAAACACAACAGCAAACTAAAAACCGCAAGATAGAAATCGGCAGAAATGGGTAAACTAACCTGTTCCTGCCGATTTTCTTTTATGAAAACCTTACGGTAAAAAATAATACGTCTTATGCCGGAATTTTTACCCGGAACAACTCAGGACAAGTCTTTAAGTAAACTATTATACTTGTCTATTGTACTTTCAAAATTCCTGATACCGGTTTCGTAAATCACTTTAAGTGAATGCAGGTCAGGTATATCCGACTTGTAACTTTCGTCCCCTTCCAGTTCTTTATCCAGTTTGGGCAAAAGTACCAGCAACTTTTCCAGCGATTCTGTGTTCTGTTCAAGCCGGTATGTATTCCAGTCGATCAGAAGCTGATACCTTTCTTTCAGGGATTCATTTTTCATATATGGTGTTTCAGTTTATAACAAAAATGACCTGATAAATTATTGTGCCCAGTAATAATCCGCCGGTTAACATTCAGCTTTCGAAGCAGAAACCAATTTTCAGCATTGGAAGTAAATGTCCCCTTCAATTCAACCAATACAATGTGTAAAACGGCTGGCTTATTTTTTAAATATACAATGTTATCGTAGATTGATACGAATATGATTATCTCTCATTATACCTGAAATTCATCTGCTATCATTATTACATTTTATGCCTCTCAACGTTAAATTATGCCTCGTACTTATTATGTTTTTCTCAGGTACAAAAGTTGCAGTATGTCAGTCAGATACACTAATCTGGCATGAAGGGATCAAATTGAAACAAAGTGATTTTTCAAAAGGCATCAATTACGTTGATATCGTACTGCATTACAGCTATACTTTTGAGCATAGTGCATTTGGTAAAGTAACACCGGTTATTATCGCTGATGTAATTTTTAATCGGGAAACTTCGAGTATTTCCGATTCAACTTCGAATTATTTAAAATATGCACAGCTTATGTTTGATATTGAAGGGTTTGGCAGCAAACTCCTGCGATATAAAGTACTGCAATTGGGTGAATTAAAAGGATCCGACCAGGAATTGAATAAGAAATTAGACCACGTACTGTTTCAAACGAGTCAGGAAACAGCGCTTCTAAAAAAAGAAATGAATCAGGACATCCAATCAAAAAATGTAAATGAAACCTATAAGATCTGGGAAGTTAAAATTTATGACCTCATCAACAAAACACCAAACGTTTTATTAGAAAATCAATTGGCTAAGTGGCAATTGGGATGTTTTATAGGAATTGCCAACAACATTTTTGCTGGTAAAACCAAAAACTATTTTAAGAATGCAACAGGCCTTAATTATGGTTTTGAAGTCGATGTCAGGAAATCAAGATTTGCCATAGATCTGACCCTGGCACTTAATAAATCTAACGCGTTGCTGGAAAGGAATGGAACCTGGCAGCCCAATACCAAAACCAGCCTTGCTGCAATTGAATTAACTTATGGCATTAAAATCCCGGGAAATAAATGGCTCACTGTGCCTTATGCCGGACTGTCCGTCAATGAGATTACTCCAAGAAAAGCAGATCGTGAAGACAAACGCAAGCTAACCGGTTACAGCCCGGCAGTCGGAATCGAGCTGAACAGAAATTTTAGAAACCGGGAAAAATATGGTGAGAAAGTAACTTTTTTCTACAAGGCCAAACTGTCGGTCAACCCTTCAAACATGATCAGTAAAATTGGCGGAACCCAGGTAAATTTCCGTGTCGCTATTGGATTTGACACATCGCTCGTAAAAAAAGGCTCGTGCAAAAGAACTGATTTATTTTTGAGTATAAACAGGAAAATCCATCATAGCTTAAAAGATTTGATTTGATAAAATAAATCAGTACTATTTTATCAAATCATTTTTCAGATGTGAACAACAAAACGGTCCCATACCGAAGATGTCTGTGCCGATTCCGGGCCAAATGAAGTGGTGTAATATTCTCCTTTCAGTGTTAAACCGCTGATTGTTTTTTCAATGCTGATCTTCAAAAATCCGTGTTGGTCCTCGCAGTAATTATCCAGTTTTACACCTTCGAATAATGGGTGTCCGGTCTCAAAGTTTTTATCGTTTGTAAGCGCAATCGCGTGTAACCCATCGTAACCTCCTGCCCCGGCAACAATAAAAGGAACCTGTTTACCATCCTCATACTGCTTTGTAAACCGCTGGTAATTATGCACATGCCCGCTAAAAACAATATCGGGACGAATTCCGGTTTCTTCAAAAACACTTTCCAGTAAAGCAATCATTGCCAGACTTGAACCATGATTAATATCTGCAGAATAAGGTGCATGATGCAGGCAAAGAATAATGGCTTTCCCTGGCCTTTGCGAGTTGGCGCTTTTCAGTTCTTCTACAAGCCAGGTCCGTTGTTCCGAAGTGATGATGCCAAATTTGGGCACATTACTATGAAGGCCAATGATCACTGCAAGCGGAGATTGTAGTGACCAGAACAAATTGGGCTGGATCATACTTTTCCGTTTGGCATTCCCACTGAATGCAACAGTGCGGGGAGCAGTGTCACAAAATACATTTACAAATGCATCCAGGCTCTTGTAAGGTACTTTGCTTGCATGATTTACATCACTGTCGTGGTTGCCCGCAATGGCAAAAATGGAGGAAGGGTAATTTTCAAAAGGCTCAAAAAACTGTCTTTTATACTCTTTTGCTTCGCCGTGATTATATACGACATCACCCAGATGATACAAAAACTGAGGCCTGTCGCCGGAAGTTTCAGCCAATTCATATTGTTTGGACATTTCGCCAGCTACATGGCGGAGAAAATCCGAATGATAGATACTGCCGGTATCACCCAGCATATGAAATACCATTTTCTGATCGTCGGTTATCGGCTGTATTGCCTGCAAATCCAGATGAAAAGGGTAAGTGCCTGTTGGTTTGGGAGTAGGTTGAAAATTATAGGAATCGTCCGGTTGAAACTTTTTTATTACCGGTACATTATATTTCTGAACGTGAGTTGACATACTTGACTGATCCGCGGTTTATGTAATAATAGCGGAAATTCAACTAAAAAAGTTCTGAAATAAAAATAATGTAACCTAAAATGACAAATAAATAATCAATTGCAGCCATATGTTGTATAGGTACAGGTTTGGCTGAACAGGACTTTACAGGGTTTCACTTACCGATGAAATTAAGTTGTATAAAGTCATTATTCGCCATCCGAAGCATAACCGGAAGGTCAATGTTATGTTTTCTGAATACCTCAGCAATGTGATCTTCCGAGGCATTTTCGTTACGTCCATACAACTTCCTGATATCGCTCCAGAACCGGTTGCCTTCCTTTGTTTCAGCCCAGTCAAATGCAAAAATAACCAGATTATACCTGCTGTAATCCCTCCTTACTTTATAACGGATATCTACCTGTGCAGCCATTCTTTCGCTGATAAGGGACGGAAATTTATCCCGATAAATCTGAGCTTTATTATCTGAGTTCATAGGTATAGTTTTGTAATGAGCTTTACAGAAGCGGACGAGATTTAACTACGGTATATTTTTATCCAAATAATACGATAGTTATTTTTAGTAATAATACCAATAATTTTAAATTATATCTACATATTTTGTAGTATAATTTTAATTTCTCAAAGCAAAATTCGAAAATTTTAATAAAATATTTGTATTGTGCAAATTTTCAGCTTGGTAGAGCTACTGTTTGAAAGCTATATAAAATGAGGAACCTTTGCCAGGCTCACTTTCTACCCAAATTCTACCATGATGTTTGTCCATGATCCTTTTCACAATGGCCAGTCCGACTCCTGAGCCTGCAATGTCTTTCACATTGTCGAGTCGCTGGAATAATCCAAAAATATCCGACAAATGTTTTGTGGCTATACCCATTCCATTATCGGTTATTTCATAAATAATTTCTCCGTCGACCAGTGACCCGTCAATATAAATAACAGCAGGATTTGAATTCAGTGAATATTTGACTGCATTAGCTAATAAATTGGAAAAAACTTGCCCAATCATTAAGCGGTCCCCATATAAATCGGGTGTTCTTGAAATTTGAAATTCAATTTTTCTTTCAGGATATATTACTTTCAATTCTTCAATAACCTCCTCAATCACAGATCTGGTCTTTATATTTGTCCGATACAGATTCAGATTACCAATTTGTGAGTACTGTAATATTTCATTGATCATCCGGTTCATTCTATCAGCTCCTGCAATAATGCGGCTGACTGCAAATATGGAATCCTCAGACTGGACATCCATTTTTAACAATTCTGAATAACCTTTGATCGCAGCTATCGGATTTTTCAGGTCGTGCGAAATCGTATAACTGAATGTATCCAGCTCATCATAGGCCAGTTTTAGTTTTTCATTCATTTTACTGATTTCGACAGCTTTCTGGTTTATAGCAAAAACCACATCTTCCCTCAGCCGTGTAACAGAGCTGATCTCCTGATCAGTCCATTTACCGGATTTCTCCTTAAATGATTGAAGCCAGACCTCGAAAGATAAACGCGGTGAAATATTTTTCATTCCTTTATCAATAACAGTCTCCATCTTGTCGTTTGGATTTCCCGCCCATCTGATTGTCTGCCTTACCTCTGGCTTGAAAAGTATAATATATTCTTCCTCGTTATTTGAAATTTTCAATACCATTATTCCGCTTGCAATATCACTGAAAACCGTTGCGGGCGGGTAAACTACGGATAATTCTGAGGTGTAATAGAGTGACGTTATTGTTTGTGTTTTAAGCCAAAGAACTAATTCTTTCATCTGGCTATCATTCGGAGTTTTACCTAGTTTACAAAAATTATTATCAAACAGCAGCACAGCTCCGGTTACATCTGCAACATCTAGTAGTGTTGTCTGATGGCCGGTAAGTGCCATTTTCAGGTTATCGCTGCTATGCAGATACTTGGATAATGAATCTCCGCTTAATTTAAACTTCTCGGAGACCAGTATATTTTCTTCATCTTTTTTGAACTCAAGACCTGATGAAAGAATTAATCCTAACAACCATGCGGATTCCCTGGCCTTATAGTCGATATAACGCGGTGTATAATTATGACAGGCGATCAGTCCCCAAAGTTCATTCCTGTACATCAGTGAGATACTGAAACTTGATTCCACAGTCATATTTTTCAGATACTGGATGTGTATTTCCGACACCGCCCTTAGCTGCGAATATGTAAGGTTCAGCGGTTTATGTTCCAATATAGGCGATGCAAGAACAGGAGACGGAATACTATGAACGTTCCCGATGAGTCTCGTAAAATTTTGCTTATAAAGTTCACGTGCCTGCTTAGGAATATCGGATGCAGGATAATGCTGCCAGAGAAAAGGTTTTAAATCTTCGTTTTTTGCTTCTGCAATTACCTCTCCGTGGCCGTCTTCCGCAAATCTGTAAATCATGACCCGATCATACTGAATGACTTTTTTAACCTGTACAACCGTATTATGAAGCAGATTTGAAAGATTTCTGTCAGCAATCATTTCTGACATAGAACGGCCTATTACCTTTTGTATATTCGAATGTAAATCTTCAATAGCTGGCTCAAATTCAAGTAAATAATAAGGATCAGCCGGTGAAAGAAGCAGATAATAAGGCTGGCTGCCAAGATTAACCGGATACGGCCGGTGTTGCTCAAAGCCGGACTCAATTGATGAGCTTATAAGATTGCTGATAAATTCAGCCGGGTTGTTTATACCGAAGAAAGTCAAAAGCCGGTTTACGTTCTGCCCAAACAGTTTATCTGTTAATTCCGGCAAAAATGATTTTATATTTTCACTGTAATAGCAAATGATCTGGTCTTCATCA from Dyadobacter sp. NIV53 carries:
- a CDS encoding ATP-binding protein, producing MKNTVVNLNNCDSEPIHISGHIQSHGFLVGIDEDQIICYYSENIKSFLPELTDKLFGQNVNRLLTFFGINNPAEFISNLISSSIESGFEQHRPYPVNLGSQPYYLLLSPADPYYLLEFEPAIEDLHSNIQKVIGRSMSEMIADRNLSNLLHNTVVQVKKVIQYDRVMIYRFAEDGHGEVIAEAKNEDLKPFLWQHYPASDIPKQARELYKQNFTRLIGNVHSIPSPVLASPILEHKPLNLTYSQLRAVSEIHIQYLKNMTVESSFSISLMYRNELWGLIACHNYTPRYIDYKARESAWLLGLILSSGLEFKKDEENILVSEKFKLSGDSLSKYLHSSDNLKMALTGHQTTLLDVADVTGAVLLFDNNFCKLGKTPNDSQMKELVLWLKTQTITSLYYTSELSVVYPPATVFSDIASGIMVLKISNNEEEYIILFKPEVRQTIRWAGNPNDKMETVIDKGMKNISPRLSFEVWLQSFKEKSGKWTDQEISSVTRLREDVVFAINQKAVEISKMNEKLKLAYDELDTFSYTISHDLKNPIAAIKGYSELLKMDVQSEDSIFAVSRIIAGADRMNRMINEILQYSQIGNLNLYRTNIKTRSVIEEVIEELKVIYPERKIEFQISRTPDLYGDRLMIGQVFSNLLANAVKYSLNSNPAVIYIDGSLVDGEIIYEITDNGMGIATKHLSDIFGLFQRLDNVKDIAGSGVGLAIVKRIMDKHHGRIWVESEPGKGSSFYIAFKQ
- a CDS encoding metallophosphoesterase, translated to MSTHVQKYNVPVIKKFQPDDSYNFQPTPKPTGTYPFHLDLQAIQPITDDQKMVFHMLGDTGSIYHSDFLRHVAGEMSKQYELAETSGDRPQFLYHLGDVVYNHGEAKEYKRQFFEPFENYPSSIFAIAGNHDSDVNHASKVPYKSLDAFVNVFCDTAPRTVAFSGNAKRKSMIQPNLFWSLQSPLAVIIGLHSNVPKFGIITSEQRTWLVEELKSANSQRPGKAIILCLHHAPYSADINHGSSLAMIALLESVFEETGIRPDIVFSGHVHNYQRFTKQYEDGKQVPFIVAGAGGYDGLHAIALTNDKNFETGHPLFEGVKLDNYCEDQHGFLKISIEKTISGLTLKGEYYTTSFGPESAQTSSVWDRFVVHI